The proteins below are encoded in one region of Capsicum annuum cultivar UCD-10X-F1 unplaced genomic scaffold, UCD10Xv1.1 ctg66136, whole genome shotgun sequence:
- the LOC124893834 gene encoding glycine-rich protein HC1-like, with amino-acid sequence MMGSKALLFLGLLLFIFAMISSEVAARELTETCKITIKLDKKNVVHGDGQYPSGGYKHPDKGYEGYDEYNNGYKSSDDEYKSPYGEYNKGYKSSDGEYNKGYRSNNGEYNKGHKYSDGEYNYEYKSINPLATNITKDANPLMANIIKDINPPMANITMDINPPMVNITTDINPLATNINLRMTNITMNINPLMENITKDINP; translated from the exons atgatggGTTCTAAGGCATTACTATTTCTTGGccttcttttgtttatttttgcaaTGATAAGCTCAGAGGTTGCAGCGAGGGAGTTGACTGAGACCTGCAAGATTA CTATCAAATTGGATAAAAAGAATGTTGTACATGGTGACGGACAATATCCAAGTGGCGGATATAAGCACCCAGATAAAGGATATGAGGGATATGACGAGTACAACAACGGATACAAATCCTCCGATGATGAATATAAATCTCCATATGGCGAATATAACAAAGGATACAAATCCTCCGATGGGGAATATAATAAAGGATACAGATCCAACAATGGAGAATATAACAAAGGACATAAATACTCTGATGGCGAATATAACTACGAATATAAATCTATAAATCCCCTGGCGACGAATATAACAAAGGATGCAAATCCTCTTATGGCgaatataataaaagatataaaTCCTCCGATGGCGAATATAACTATGGATATAAATCCTCCGATGGTGAATATAACTACAGATATAAATCCCCTGGCGACGAATATAAATCTCCGTATGACGAATATAACAATGAATATAAATCCTCTGATGGAgaatataacaaaagatataaaTCCCTAG